The DNA sequence TATCCCACAAAGATCACATGAATATTATTTCCTGACTTGGCAATCTTTGGAGCATAATGGCCGTCGAAATAACACCGGCATCTTTCACGCACAATTGTAGGTGATTCATTATAGGTTGTTGATATTTTCTGAGTAGTAAATGTTTGTCCAATATCGTTCGATATCGAAACGAAGACCTTCCCAATATTAAGTCCATAATAATAATAGATATACTCAGAAACTACAATCATCTGCGTACCATCGAACCAAAAATCGGTTAACTCGCTTGGTTCTTCAGAAATTAATTTATCTGTAAAATTCGATCCGCCATCTGTTGAAGTAATCATACGTAGTCCATTTTTTGCTCCTGATCCCATGTAAGCAATTGCCACTTTTCCATTACTGGCTATGATGTGACAACCATAAATATTCTTGTACCCACCTCCTGTTGAGACTATTTCTTGCGGACTTCCAAACGAACTACCTCCGTTGGTTGAGCTTAGGCAATAAATCCGACCTGTTCCATTCCCGGAATAATCATAATCACAATAAGCAATATGAACATTATTCCCATCTACTGCCAATTTTCTGGTTTTAGGTTGACGGGAATACTCATTATTTTTAAGTTTGGCAATAAGCTTGGGCGTTTCCCATGTTTTTCCAAGGTCGATCGACCGGCAATAATAAAATGGATTCTCAACGCCATATTTATTCTCTAACCAAACTACATGGATTGTATTCCCGTGGATAATCATTTCTGGCACGACATCATCAACTGCCTCGGCATTGACTGGTATCGATAAATTGGTAAGGTAATTTGACATTTGGGGATTATTCGCAACCACCTGGAATACAGACAAAAAGACGACCACCAAGAAGCTAAAAAACTTCCCGTAATTTCTCCATGAAACTTCCGATTTTTTCATAAGGTTATGATTTTGATTTTCTGTATAAAAGGTACAAAAAAATAGATCAATAACCTACCAGTAAGACATATAACATGATACTTCGACACATGTTATTCAAACAAACTCACCAAAGGCTTGGAACGTCTTTTGGAAAATGGTTTCGAAAAAACATGTAACGTGATCAAAGATCAAACGATTATTAAGTTTCTGTTTCAGAACCATATCAGAAAAAAGGGAATATATAGTATCATGTTAACAAACTTTTGAACCAATGTTATGCCAGACTTGCTTCGGCAACCCTTCGCTAAAGTGATCATTAAAAATGGATTACTCTCCGAGCAGCCCGCCGGACAATATTAAATAGAGATGACACTAGTCCATTGCAATATTCATTCAGAAAAATTGATTTTTAACTCAACAACTAATGCACCTACTAATGTGTTGAAAAATTGAAGGTTGTAATGAGTTTTCATGAATAACCTATTCTCTATCTGTTAACGGCAGGGTAAAATAAAAAGTTGATCCTACTTGTGATTCCGATTCGAGCCAAATTTTTCCACCCATCAGTTCTATCAGATTTTTTGTAATTGCCAATCCAAGGCCATTACCACCATACTGCCTCGAATTTGAAGCTTCAACCTGACTAAAGCGATCGAAAATTTTCGCATGAAAATCTGCGGGAATACCAATTCCCGTATCTCTTATTTCAAATTGCAGCATCGCTCCTTTCTGCGTGTATTCCAATTGCACAAATCCCTCGTTCGTAAACTTAAGTGCATTACTCAAGAGGTTATTAAATATCTGATTTAATCTTTCAGGATCGGCCATAATACGAACAGCCTCTAATTCCATTTCATATTTAATCCGGAAATCGATTCCTTTTTCTTCAAATCTACATCTATAATTTTTCCCAATATCAGTAACTATTTTTAGAACAGGAACTTCACGTGTACGAATATAAACCATCCCCGATTCCATCTTCGAAATATCCATGATATCACTAATAATACTTAAAAGGCTATTCCCGTTACTGATTATGTGCCCGATAAATTCATCTTTCTCTTCAATTTCAAAATGCGAATCAGCAAGCAATTCAGAGAATCCAATGATACTATTTAAAGGTGTTCGTATTTCGTGCGACATATTCGCCAAAAATGCCGATTTGAGCCGATCACTTTCTTCGGCCTTATTTTTAGCCACAATTAAATCGGCCTCCATTTGCTTACGTACACTTATATCTTCTTTAATGGCAACATAATTTATAATTTCATCATACTCATTCTTTATCGACGTCATTGTAATCCACTCCCAGAAGTATTCGCCATTTTTTTTTCGGTTTAATAATTCACCGCGCCATACTTCGCCTGAACTTATTGTATCCCACAGCTGTACATAAACTTCACTGGGAGTATGTCCTGATTTTAGAATCCGGGGGTTTTGTCCAATCACTTCTTCTGCCGTGTATCCGGTAATTTCCGTGAATTTAGGATTTACATATTCAATATCTCCGTTCACATCGGTTATAACAATGCTTGAAGGGCTCTGCTCGATGCTCATACTGAGTTTTTGTATCTTCTCTTCCGCATTTTTAATTTCACTGATGTCACGGCCAATACCTACCAGGCCTGAAGAATTTCCATTATCATCGAAAATCGGGATCTTCGAAGTAAGCAACCACTTTTTCCGCCCATCAGCATCACAAAAAGCTTCCTGATGATTTAATACAGCCTCACCTCTTTGAATCACTCTTAAATCATCCAAATGACCACGAAGTCCAATCTCACCGCTAAATAGCTCCAAATCAGTTTTTCCGATGGCTTCATCCTCTGATTCAAGACCAATAACCTTAAGATCAGCCGGGTTAGCTATTACCTTTCGGCAATACCTGTCTTTTACATAGATGGTATCTGGCAGATTATCGATTAACGTTCTAAGCAACTTCCGCTCTTCAAGAACCTGTTTTTCAGCCTTCTTTTTTTCTGTGATATCGATTACAGAAATTATTCCGGCAGGTCGCCCCATATAACTGATGCTACTACCTGACAAATAAGCCCATCTTTCAGTTCCGTCCTTATTCAGTAATTTAAGCTCATATGATTTAGGGTTTCCACTACCTGATTGTCTTTCCTGACCATTTTTAAAAACCAAATTCCGACATTCAGGAGCTGCTATCTCCCAGTATTTTTTTTGGTAAAGTTCATCCAGCGAGAATCCTGACATCTTTTCGGCAGCAGGATTCACATACACCCAGTAATCATTCTGATAAATACCAATAACTGCCGGAGACGAATCTGCCAGATTCCTAAATTTATCTTCGCTTTCCTTTAAAGCTTTTTCTGTTTGTTTCCGATCATTGATATTGCGAGCCTGTTGAATGTTTTGATAAGCAAGTTGAGACATCTGTTGTGCCACTGTGTGTAACATTTCAGCTACTAATCGAAACCGTTCCTCCGACATAGGGGTTACTTCAGAAAATGCCTCTAAAGTATCCTTTTCATCTGCACCTATTTCCCGGGCATATAACTTAATTTTTTCAACGTCCTGAGTTTGATCCCTTACCTGACCAATCACCCAATTCGCAATATGTACGCCATCTATTGTTATACTCGATCCGGCATCCCATAAACCTCCGCTAAGACATGGCTGAATGATTGGACCATCAGCATTTGGAACGCCTAAGGCAGAATCGGAATAAATACAATGTTCTAATCCTTTTTGGGTCTTTCGAATGATATCATTGCAAAGTCGGCAAAAGTTACTTGGATTTGTTATTGGACTTCCATCGGGATTCGTAATAATGGAAGCCACCCCCATGGCTTTGGCAAACTGATCCTGAAGTTTTTGAATTTCTTCGAGATTGAATAAATCTGAGAAATTAATATCGCTATCTGAATTTGCTGGCTGAGTTAACGAAACAATTTGTTTACCCATCAATTCTTCTTTCAGCTTTCGTTGCTTAATCTCAGCCTCAAGTTGCTCATTAATATCTTCTAATTCTATTTTTTTGCACAGCAACTGAATCCTCATTCCTTCCAGGCGCAGATGATTCTTTAACCTCGCCAGAACTTCTTCCTTCCGAAATGGTTTTGAAATGAAATCGACCCCACCAAGCTGGAATCCAGTTAAAATAGATTGTTCGTCATTGAAAGCACTAATAAAAATTATGGGAATATCCTGAGTTTGTGGATCTGCCTTTAGTTGTTTGCAAAGTTCAAAACCATCCATATCCGGGATTCTGACATCAAGCAAAATAATTGAAATTGATTTCGATCTTACAATGTCCAGAGCCTCCCGGCCCGAAGATGATAAAATTACAGAATACCCCTCTGTACTGACAATAGCATGTAATAGCTGAAGATTCGTAGAATTATCATCAACGATTAACACATTTATCCCATCCCTTCTTTGATCAAAATCATTCAAAGAATCCATACTGCTTGCTTTTTATGCTCAGATAAAACAAAATCTGAGCGATATAATATCAATTTTCTTTTCCAATAATATTAGCTCCATTTTTCATTCTGCCTTAAAAGTATAAAAATCAA is a window from the Aquipluma nitroreducens genome containing:
- a CDS encoding PAS domain S-box protein; translation: MDSLNDFDQRRDGINVLIVDDNSTNLQLLHAIVSTEGYSVILSSSGREALDIVRSKSISIILLDVRIPDMDGFELCKQLKADPQTQDIPIIFISAFNDEQSILTGFQLGGVDFISKPFRKEEVLARLKNHLRLEGMRIQLLCKKIELEDINEQLEAEIKQRKLKEELMGKQIVSLTQPANSDSDINFSDLFNLEEIQKLQDQFAKAMGVASIITNPDGSPITNPSNFCRLCNDIIRKTQKGLEHCIYSDSALGVPNADGPIIQPCLSGGLWDAGSSITIDGVHIANWVIGQVRDQTQDVEKIKLYAREIGADEKDTLEAFSEVTPMSEERFRLVAEMLHTVAQQMSQLAYQNIQQARNINDRKQTEKALKESEDKFRNLADSSPAVIGIYQNDYWVYVNPAAEKMSGFSLDELYQKKYWEIAAPECRNLVFKNGQERQSGSGNPKSYELKLLNKDGTERWAYLSGSSISYMGRPAGIISVIDITEKKKAEKQVLEERKLLRTLIDNLPDTIYVKDRYCRKVIANPADLKVIGLESEDEAIGKTDLELFSGEIGLRGHLDDLRVIQRGEAVLNHQEAFCDADGRKKWLLTSKIPIFDDNGNSSGLVGIGRDISEIKNAEEKIQKLSMSIEQSPSSIVITDVNGDIEYVNPKFTEITGYTAEEVIGQNPRILKSGHTPSEVYVQLWDTISSGEVWRGELLNRKKNGEYFWEWITMTSIKNEYDEIINYVAIKEDISVRKQMEADLIVAKNKAEESDRLKSAFLANMSHEIRTPLNSIIGFSELLADSHFEIEEKDEFIGHIISNGNSLLSIISDIMDISKMESGMVYIRTREVPVLKIVTDIGKNYRCRFEEKGIDFRIKYEMELEAVRIMADPERLNQIFNNLLSNALKFTNEGFVQLEYTQKGAMLQFEIRDTGIGIPADFHAKIFDRFSQVEASNSRQYGGNGLGLAITKNLIELMGGKIWLESESQVGSTFYFTLPLTDRE